The nucleotide window aaatgtccttggtaatttgaaagggattgcattgaatctgtagattgccttaggtagtatagtcattttgataatattaactcttccaatccacgagcatggtgtatctttccatctatttgtgtcatccttgatttctttcatcagtggcttatagttttcagagtacaggtcttttgtctctttaggtaggtttactcctaggtattttattcttttagatgcaatggtaaacgggattgcttccctaattctttttctgctctttcattgttagtgtatagaaatgccatcgatttctgtgtattaattttgtatcctgtgactttgccaaattcgtggatgagctctaacagttttctggtagagtctttaggattctctaggtatagtatcatgtcatctgcaaatagtgatagtttacttcttcctttccaatttgaattccttttatttcttttacttttctaattgctgtggctaggacttccagatctatgttgaagagtagtggcgagagcggacatccttgtcttgttccagatctcagtgggaattctttcaggttttcaccattgagaatgatgttcgctgtggggttgttgtatatggcctttatcttgttgaggtaggttcctgttatgcccactttcctGAAGAGGTTTGCTTATCCCACtctcctctttgtctctctctcttttttttttccttttttccttcttttttaatggccacaccctcagaatATGGAaggggttccaggctaggggttgaattggagctgcagctgccagcctatgccacagccacagcaataccagatatgagcagtgtctgagacctacaccagatccttaacccactgattgcagccagggattgaacctgcatcctcatggatactagtcaggttcttaaccactgagccacaaccggaacttcCCCTTATCTCTTTCTCTATCTGCCCCCCCAGGTTGACTCCCAGTCTGTGTGTCTTCTTACAACACCCGTTAAGAAGATGAACAAAGCACCACACACCCTCCAGCCTCATGCAGGCTCCATTTTGAAGATGCTTTAGTGTAAAAGTGTAGTAAAGGCTTCTAGAAAGCCTCAGGAGATGCTATCTTCCGTCTCCATTCCCTCTTCGCCCTCTGTTCTGGTTACTGTTGCTGTGTAAGAAATTACATCAAGGTTCCaaacaaccattttatttttcccatgattttgtgggtcaggaattcaatAATGGTTTGATCAGGCAGTTCTCACTTGGACTCTCTCATGCAGTTGCATTAAGATGTTGCCcaaaggatttcccatcgtggtgcagtggaaacaaatctgactagaaccatgaggttgcaggttcgatccctggcattgctcagtggcttaaggatctgactttgccatgagctgtggtgtaggtcgcaggtgaggctcagatcctgtgatgctgtggctgtggctgtgtcataggccagcagctgtagctcagattggacccctggcctgggaacatccatgtgccacaagtgtggctctaaaaaccaaaaaaaaaaaaaaaaagttgttggtCAAGGCTGAAGCCTTCTGAAGGCTGCATTGGGCTGGGTATCCAAGATGGCACTTTTGCATGGCTGACGGTTGATGCTGGCTGTCGACTGGGAGCACAGCTAAGTTATGGCTGGGAACACCTCGGAAGAGCCTTTCCAGCTTCTCAGTCTCAGAGGAGAACCAGACAAAAGCTACAAGGCCCTTTCTGACCTAGCCTCAGGCCAGATTCAAGGGGAGAGAAGCATCAAATCATGTGTGGACATATTTAACCACTGCCACTCGCATCAAAATAAGATCCTCTCATGCCATCTAGAACATTATTTTTCCAAGACCACCTTCCTGAAGGTTCTCAGCCACCCCAAGTTCCATCAGACCTTTTGGGTGGAGGCTAGGAGTGCATTCCTCCCATTCCCCATCAGTTCTCACCTCCCTCAGTTTGCTGCTGCAGAGGACTGGTCTGGACTCTgctactgtgtgaccttgggaaaatgacctcgtctctctgagcctcagtttctgcaaaGTAGGAATTGGGAATAAGCTCACTATAGGATGTGAGGAATGAAAAGATAACGTAAACAGCAGACCTAGCAGTGGAAGAAATAACTCTGGGCAAGTCATTTTCCCTCTTGGAGACTTTATTTATCTCTGAAAtggaagggaatttttttttcttttttgtgtgtctttttgccttttctagggctgcacccacggcatatggaggttcccaggctagggtctaattggagctgtagccgccagcctacgccagagccacagcaacagtgggatccgagctgcatctgtgacctacaccacagctcacggcaatgctggatccttaacccactgagcaaggccagggatcgaacccataacctcatggctcccagtcggatttgttaaccactgcgccacaacgggaactccaggaagggaaTTTTTGTATCCTGCTTCCCCCTGCACAGGAGATGGGTCTAAATGGACTGCAGAGGTTGAGGTTCCCCAACCCCAACCGAGTGGGAAGTCCCCTGGGTCTATGCCCTCCTGGGGCAGAAGAGACGTGCGTGCAAGGCAGCCTGGGTGTGGCTCGAGGCAGTGCAGGCTTGCAGGGTGGGGTCGCTATCTGCCCTACCTGGCCTTATCAGATCCGGGCTGGTCACAGCTTGGCCCAGTGGAACAAAGAGGCTTTGAGAAGGAGGCTGGGGTGTGGGATGTGGGCCTGAGCTCCAGGAGGCTCGCTCCACCCAGGGGCCAGAGGGCACAGGCTGGGGGAGCTGCCGCTGCCAACCCCTGCCTGAGGTTTTCCTGCGGCAGGGGCACCCTCTGAAGCGGGGAGCAGGGCCTGTGCTCCCCACTGAGGGCCCCCATCCTTCTTTGGGGTGTTCCCTGCTCCAGTCCTTCCCACCGGGCCCCTcacctccagctttttttttttttttttttgctttttaaggttgcacccatggtatatggaggttcccaggctaggggttgaattggaactacagctgctggcctacaccacagccacagcaatgcaggatccaagccaggtctgcgacctataccacagctcacggcagtgccggatccttaatccactgatggaggccagggatcgcaccctcagcctcacggttactagttggatttgtttctgctgtgccacaatgggaactcctcacctccaCCCTCTTTATGGGGCACAGCGTTCCTCCTCCCCTACTTCCATTTCCCTTCCTGGCACCTCTGAGTCCCCATCGCACCAGCTCCTGGTCCTTGAACATGCCCTGGACTTCTGCACACCTGCTCTCAGTGATCCATCCACCTACTCTTGCCCAAGTCACATGCGCTCAGCCCAAAACCACTTCCAGGAAGACCCTAGACATGGCACTGCCGATTCCACCCCTGTTCCTTGCTCCCCACTTCCTCCCATGTGGCACTGGAGGGATGGTCTCTCCAACCCTTCACCCCCTGTGGGATCTGGTGGAGCCCAGGCCTCTGGGGACCAGAACTGAAGGCTGTACAGGTTGCACCCTGAACTGGGGCACCAGGCTGGATggacagggggagggggagctgaaACGCAGACGTTCTCTGTGCCCAGCGTGTCCTCTGTGTGAGGCTTTCTCCTAAACAGACTTCCTGGTGCTGGGCCGGGAAAGTTGCCTTTTCTAGATGGCTCTCCTGAAGGGGTGATTTGCTGAGTTTCTTAATGGAAGGGTATCTATTTCTGATTCCCACAGTGAGGCCGCAGGTGCTAACAGCAGGCCTGGCTGCCTAAAGCATTGCCGCGTTGGCTCAGTCCTTCCCAACACGGTTCCACTTGGTGTCTCACAGGAAGACCCCtcaggtgggagctgggggacAGGGGTGAGTGTGGGCCACAGGGCTTCGGAAGAGCCATGCCCAGGGGCTTTCCAAAAAGAGAAGCGTCTATAAGGACAGCTTGGGGATGGGTAGCCAAGGAAAGCCTCACACGGACAAGTTGGGGAGGCAGATGCAGTGGCCCCATGTTCTGGGCAGTCTGTCCAGGCAGCTTCAGTGGCCTCAGAACCAGGAGGCTTCCCTCACTTTGTCTCCTGGACTCCCCACAGGCCAGGTGTCCCCTAAGATCCATGACTTTGGTGTGATCTTGCACCTTGCCTGGACGGGGCTCTCAGGGTCTACTCTGAGTCTCCTCCCCATGCACTTCCAGGGTGGGGGTGCAGGCAGGGAAAGAGGGAGCCTGGAGGTTCCCTTGAACCCAGGTAGAACAGCCTTGGGCAATGAGAAGAGAAGATATCTATATGGGCAAGAAAGCCCTGGACATCTCCCTTGCAGTTTCGGACATGAAGGCCAGAGAAGGGCCAAGATCAAGGGCACTGGGCATGGAGGAGCTGGATCTCATGTTTAAAAACccagagtggagttcccgttgtggcacagtggaaacaaattcgactaggaaccatgacggtgtggcctcactcagtgggttgaggatccggcattgccgtgagctgtggtgtaggttacagacacggcccggatctggcgttgctgtggctctggcgtaggccggcagctacagctccaattggacccctagcctgggaacctccatatgccatgggtacagccctaaaaagacaaaagacaaaaaacacacaaacaaaccagAGTTGACGCAGGCCCTTTCCTCACCCTCATCCAAACTGGCTTCAAGTCCTGCTGCCTAAATGTCTATGATCTGTCAGCTTCTTTCTGACCCCGTGACCTCCTCCTCAGTCCAGGTCACCAATTTCTTTCCCCAGCAAATGGACTCCCTGCTTCCAGAGCTGCCTCTCTAGTTGGTGCACCAACTGCCGTCGGGTGAATGTTCTGAAACAATCTAGTTGCAAGCTTTCCAGACTTCAACACCCCTGGGCACTCCCCAGTCCCTTGGGATAAAGTCCAAATTCTGAGAACAGTAGGATCAGTGTCTCTAACTCCCGCCTCCTCTCTACCTCAGCTCTGCCAAGCCCCCCTTCGCCAAATAGCTTCGAGATACTGACCTGACGCCGAGCTGATGCTGGTTCCTCCCAGCCTTTGCATTTACTGCATCCTCAGCCTGGATCCTGTCCTTTACTTACCTGCCATTCAAACTCCTCCTTACCCTGCCTGCAGCATCCTggcctccaggaagtcttcccagtTTCCGGCATCTCCATGGTACTCCCAGAGCCCCTGTGAGGAtggtagccacagccacagtcacagcactgtCCAGGGAGTTTGGACACTCATTGCTCCATGCTGCTCCCTGATGCCTGGGGTTCACTGAGGACAAGAACTGCCTCTTCCCCTCATTCTGACATAGTGCCTGACGCAAGGGTACCCAGCAGACAATGACCAAAGGGGTGAATGAAGATCACCACTGTGGATGCAGCAGCCTTGGAAAGGCAGGCATGGGGTTAGTggctgcctggccctgggcagtACAGTCAGCCATCCTCTGGGCCTCAGCAAGGTCTGGAGGGTGAGCAAGCTGGGCAAGCAAGAGGGATCGGGGCCATCGCACAGCAGAGGAAGAGGATGATTTTCCAGGCTCTCTGCTTGTCTCCCAGGTCACAGCATCACCCCAGTTCTGGGCTAGGACTCCTAGAAAAGCTACAGGACCCACACCTCCACTCTGAGGTTGGTCTTTTCAGGGTCTgaattcaaaacatttttctgaaTCCTCGCAGCCATCTCTGTCTGGAGAACAAATGTGTCTCCCGAGGAGGCACATATAGAACAGAAAGGTGGAGGGGTACCAACTGGCTCTGTGTCTGCAGAACAAAGTAGGAGAGGAGGCTCAGCTCCCCATAAGGGAGAGCAACCCACCCCCgtgcaaaaatataaaagaaagaatgcGGAAATGAATAGATGCGTCTCCTGACCTTGACCTTTGGTTTCTCACTAAAAGTGAGTTCACAGATGTTCTGGCCCCTGGGTGCCTGGTCCACGAGAGCCGGCCACAAAGTAATGAGTCCACTCTAGACGATGTGCCAAAGCAGATTTGCAGTCCTGAAATGCTGAAAGTGCCTTCTGGAAAGGACCCAAGTTTACCAAGGGAAAAGTCTTGTGGTGAGAATGGTGGACCTGAGCCAGATGCATGAGTTCAAAGCCTGTTTCTGTCACTTGTGTACAATCTCCGGCAAGTTGCTTTACCTCCTTGTGCTTCTGGGTGCTCATCTGGAAGATGGTAAGATTCCAGCGTACACCACATAGGATTGTTATGAAAATGAAGTGGGTGCtacatgtaaaacacttagaGCAATGCCTGGCAATGGTTCCTCTTCATTAAATGATAGTAGTTGTCATTATCGCCTGTGGGGGCCTATTCCTCCCAGATGACATGGTCACCAGGGCAATGAAATTTTCTCTGGAGTGGAAATGGAGTAATGGGTAAGGTAAGAGTCATGCCCCCCACCTTCCAACACAGAACTTGGGCAGGGGTGTGTTTTTACAACTGGCTCTCCACTGGGAGCCCTAATTTGTAGCATATGCCAATTTCtatggtgtaaatattcccaccgTGGCCTATTTCAACTGGCTCACAATATTCCTAAAAATTTAGTGATTGTATCAATGGACCTGGGAAACTCAGCTGATCTATAATGAGTATAGAAAAACCTGCCTTGGGATGCAGAGATCAAGAGAAAATGAAGGAGGGAATCATCTTGTCTTGGCAGTAAACTGGAGTCCTTTAGACTAAGCAATGTTTCCCAAAGTGCAGTCTATGACTATCTGCCATGTTTGGGGTATTTGTAAAGATAAGTTCCTGGGCCTTGATCCAGATCTATTAAAGCAGAATCCTGGAAACAGGACCAACAGGAccaaggaatctttttttttcttttttttttttgcttttttagggctgcatatggacattcccagctaagggtcaaatcagagctgcatctccgagctacgccacagccacagcaatgccagatccgagctctgtctgcAACCAACACAGCAGCtgacgacaacaccagatccttaacccactgagcgaggccagagatggaacatgagtcctcgtggatactagtcaggttcattactgctgagccacatggcaaCTCCAggaatcattttccttttcttttcttttctttcttttttttttttttttgtctttttgtcttttaaggctacaccagcggcatatggaggttcccaggctaggggatgaatcgaagctgtagccacctgcctatgccagagccacagcaacacaggatctgagccacgtctgcaaccaacaccacagctcatggcaacgccagatccttaacccactgaatgaggccagcgatcgaaccctcgtcctcatggatgctagttgggttcgttaaccactgagccacgacgggaactccccaggaatcATTTTCAAACAAGTtgcccaggtgattctgaagTTTACAACTGCTAAGTTAGGGACCCCTGACTTTCCCAAGAAATCAGGATGGGCCACAAGGCAGGTGTGGATTCTACAGAATCTCTTCATACCATGGTTCATGATCCACAGTGAGACATCAGAAAGCCAGGAAGACTGGAAGAAGCAGGAGAAGCACCTTCACTAGGGCACAGGGAGATGGTTCTACATAAGTGAAGTGACCATGGACTTCAGTTCTCTCCCTGGTCTAACCATGTTGAGGGCAAACTTTGGGGTCAGCATGTAGAGGCCTTGCCTGGCATAGGGCATAGCTCTCCATTGAGACTTTGTGGACCTACTGGGTGAGAAAGGGCCTGCAGAGGGAGTGGGAGCTCTGGAGGTTTTGTCCTTGGAGGGAGATAAACAATATCCACAGCTCCAGACTATCTTTGTATTGGCCCCACTCAGCAACCTGGACCCGAGGGCTCTAAcaacttaaataatttttattacaaaaggaagaaaagaccaaaacatcCCCAAAATTTTCCCGTGGGTTTCCCCCCTCGGTGTCAATAAATAAGGTGGGGGAGACTGACCGGAGGAGAGGGTTGgggtcatggttcagcagaataGGGAGCGTATagcctgggcaggggtgggaagggCATCCAGGCCACTCCCCAAGTCCTGGGCACTCTGATCACATTGGCTGGAACACAGAACTCTGTACACTGACAGCGACAGTCTCTGGATGTGTCCCGAGGAGTGTGGCCAGAGAGGAATGTCATGCCTCAGGATGGCCAGGCTGGCTGCCCCACTCTGCAGCCTTCTCAGTTCTGGGCAGCATTGAGTCCAGCCAGCTCCCTGCTGGCTCCCAGGGAATCTAGCAGCATCAACTGAGGTGCAAGCCCATCTAAGAGGGGCCTACGATGGATGGATGGGCCCTCCCCATTGGGGGAGGGAGGTCTGAAAAACTGTAGTGAGAGCAAGCTGGGCGGGGACCCTCTGGTCTCTAGGGTAGGAGAGACCACTCCTGCCCCACTGCCAGTTCAGCTCGCAGCTGTGTCACTACcccagagtgggggtggggaatgctGGCATTGCCCAGTCAAGTCTCAATGATGTATCTCTGTGGTGGAGATGATAGGACCCAGTGTCCCTGCTCAGGTCCTTTCCAGGGCCAGCATGCTCCTGGTGGGGAGGCCTCTGGGCAGTTCTGAGAGGGCAGTGGAGGGGTCCTTTCAGCTCCCTGCCCCGGCCATGCCCAGTGAGTGGAAGCTGCCCTCTTCCAGCAAGAGTCGCCCCAGGCGGTAGAGCAGCTGGGGGTACCAGTGCACACCCTCCCCAGGGGTCCAGCTGCCCCACGCCAAGCTGTGAAACAGTCGCAGGGGCCAGAAGGCCAACTGAGCCAGATGATGGTCAGCCACGGCCGCAAAGCAGGAGGCCACCACATCCTCCACCACCAGCGTCCCATGCCTCGTTAAGGGAGCGTATGCCCCAAGGGCCACGTGTGTGGAAACCGCTGCCACTCGGGCCGGCTGCAGGCCTGGCACTCCAGCCACCAGCACATACTGGCCAGGCTGCACCTGGCTGGCAAACGTGGCCCGGAAGCGGGCAGCTGGTTCTGTGTGATTGTTGGCTGTGAAGAGCAGGTGGGCAGGGGTGAGGGCCAGGCGGCGCGGGGGGTCTTGGGTCTCGATGACCTGAAAGGCCCTCAGCCTGTCTGGCTCACGATCGAGGAAAATGAGCACGTCGCTGAAGGTGGGGTTCCCGTCCTCCCCCATAGCCAGCACTCGGTCTCCTGGCCTCACGGCTGACAAGGCCACACGTGCCCCACTCTCCAGGCGCACCTGGGCTCCGGCAGGGAAGCAGCCACCTGTCTTAGCCGCGGCCGAGTGCTCTGTGGGAAGAAGGGACATGAAGGCGTTACTGCTGTGGTGCTCACAGCACCCTTGCCCCAGCCCCGCCAGAGCTCCTCTTGTGCCCAGGCAGCTCCCCCCATCACCCCATCCTGTGCCCGGCCCCCCACTTCCCAGGCAGCTTAGAACCCCCTCCCAGCCCACAGTGTGGTTTTCTGCCCTCCTCTAAAGGCAGAAAATGCTTTGCCACAGAGAGGAGAATGTTGGGGCCCCTGGGGCCCCATGACTGTGAGGCAAAGGGCCCTCCTGAAGCCCAGGCGAAGCGACCCTTCTGCTTCAATCCTGACAAGGTTGCGAAGCAGTCAGAGAGGCTAGACGTCAGTTGAGCCAGGCGGTGGTCAGCTGTCACTTGACACCCCCCCAAAGCTGCCGCCTCATGGAGACAGCAAATCGCTTAGCACCTCTGGGGCTTAGATGTCCCATTATTTCTCACCCCCTGCTCAGGTGCCCCCCAAATTGCCCTCTTGGACTGACTGACACCTCAAGTTCTGTGCCAGGACCGGACCTCAGAGTCCATACtccaaggaagaggaggagcagtCAGTGGCGAGAATACAGACTCCTGGGGAAACTCAGAGTGAATGGTCAGCCAaggcgtggctcagtggacagGGTGAAATTGCTATCTTCGGTTCACGTGCTGGGTCCTTGTGCGGGGACAGGACACAATGGCATCAGTAGGTGGGATGGAGACTAGTGCTTAGGAGTCAAGAGAATGAAGGAAAGTGGCCCCTCCGGGAGCTGGCACCAGGCTGGTGTTTGCAGGTAAAGGGTCGATGTGCCTTGAAGCAGATACAGTGGGCCACGGAAGTGCTGAGGGGAAGGGTCTGGGTGGGGTCACCACCGTGAGCCCAAGTGCCATCAGGGACAGTAAACGGTGGGCCTGGTCTCAGTGTGCTGGGTCTGTGAGTGCGACCACTGCGTGGGGCCAACGTGGAGGGCTAAGGCCGCAGCCAGGGAGGACCATGCTGGCAGTCAGACAAGAACCATCTGAAGCATCCATGACCGGGTTCAGCAGGTGACAGGGACGCTGACAAGATCTGAAGGGGGGGCAAAGCCCCAGTGCCTGCCAATTCTGATCAACAAGGCGGCCAATCTGGGAAAATCCACTTTATTAAGTCCACTCTGTTTATTCTTGCCCTCAGGGCTGGCTTTGCCCCCAAATGTCCAGCTTCAGGACCCTGGGGAGAGGTTGGGGACGCCTGCGCCCCCTGAGAGGTGCGTACATGGTGCCTGAAAGGGCCTGACCTGCAGCCGGGCTGTGGGTTCTGAACCCTCTGGGCTCCTGGCTCCTGGTCAGGCACAGTTGGTGTCTGGGCacaccctggcccctggccccacccGCCGCCTCCTGTTCTGCACCGCTCTGGGTCGGGGAGGCAGTCTCTGTCAGCCTGGCTTCCTCCATCTGTCCAGCTTGCTCTGTCTTGCACCTCCTGCGGCAGGCTCTGGACTGTGGACCGCCAGGTCAGCACCCAGCGGCTCTGGGACAGGGCCCTGTCTCCCTAGGCTGCTGCCGTGACACTATCAGGCACGGGTTGAGCAGGTGGTCAGGAGCAGCAGCGGGGAGCGCCGCCGCCGACGTCCTCTTCCCCGGGTCCCCCGCCTCCATCCCCCGGCGGGCCTCTTCACCTTCTTGGCTCCAGCGGGCCCTGCGCCGCCTGCCCATGCCCTGCGGCCCCGGCCCCGGGCCCAGCCCCCCGGCAGCGGCTCACCGGACTTGACGGAGCAATGCACGTGGGCCTTGGACTCGTAATACACCCAGTCGAAGCCGGCCTCCACCGCCAGGCGCGCCAGCAGTCCGTACTTGTTCCGGTCGCGATCCGACGTGGTGATGTCCACCGCGCGGCCTTCATAATGCAGCGATTCCTCCGAGTGGTGACCGTCCTCGTCCCAGCCCTCGGTCACCCGCAGCTTCACCCCAGGCCACTGGTTCATCACCGAGATGGCCAGCGAGTTCAGGCGGTCCTTGCAGCGCTGCGAGAGGAAAGCGAGCTGAGTTAGGGCGCGGAGCCGGCCCGCGTGCAGGCGTCGGCGTGGCCTCGGCCCTCGCTCTCCCACCGCACTCGCTGAAGTTGGGAAACCGGAGAGGGTGCGCTCTTCCTCTCTCTTAGGATCGGAGAGCGCTGCAGTGCTGCCACGTGCTTCCGTCCCTCTAGCTTCGGCTGCCCCCCAGGGACCTGGACCGCGCGGGGGCGCCACAAATCGGGAGGGCGAGTCGATCCTTGGGGCGCCTCTCTCTAAGTGCTCTCTCTCCGCCGCTGGATTTACTGGTCCCTCCACAGGCAGGGCTCCACCTTTTGAGCGCCAGGTCCCTGGGTCTCACCGCGGCGCTAGACACTAGGGACTGCCTGCGGCCGGGAGGGTAAAAGTGGTAGCGGAGCCGACTGCCTGCGGCCCGCCTGCTAGGCGTGCAAGGCCCGAGGCGCCCAGTAGGTGTCACCGTAGCCCCAGGGCTGAGGCCCCCGCAGCGGCCAGGCGCGGCAGGTGCGGAGCGCTCCAGCAACCCCGGGGCGTATTGGAGGGGAATCCCAAGCCTGCCTGGATCCCTCGGCGCCACAGAGCATTCCTGCTGGGACCCTCATGATCCAAAACTTGTATACACCCGAGCCCGGGAGGCGGCAACCCGGGAACCAGAACCTAGGGCAAAGGAGAGCGCCTGCCTTGGCCAGATGGAGAACGCTCGGAGCGTCTCCCGCTGCAAGGGGTGCGCTCGGGATTGATAAACAGGCAGCATTCTCCCTGAGCCGAGTCCTCAGCTCCTCTGCACTTCTGCACCGCTCCTATCTGGGAAGGAACTCGAGAAACCCAGCGCGTGGTCTCAGGGAACCGGCTTCACGCTCCGCCTCTCACGGAGTGGGAGTTGAGCCGGCCCTGGGGGAAGGACGGCAGAGATCATTGTCTGTGTTGGCTCCCTGAGGGCCTTCCAGGCAAGGGCCACCCAAGGGACCCTGCAGCTGACTGGGGAGAGGGGTCTTGGAGAAGAGGCCCTTCCACTGTCCTTAACTTTGAGGTGCCAGACGCTGCCAAGTGTGGGCAGCCCATGTCTCAAACTACCCCTACCTCTCGGAGCCCAGGCCCCACAGACCCTTGGACTTGGTCTCTGAGAGGCCAACGGCAGCTACAACCCAAGGCCCTGACGGGTCCTCCCAGGCTGCAGTCTAGCTGGGGGCTCTCACTGCCCTGGGAGGGAGCTCCACGTGCTCTTTGCCGCCAGGCTTCTAACCACCCACCCACCTAAACCGCCCCGCCGCGgcccctgctccccgcccctctctccctcccccgcccctttcCTCGGGTCCAGAGCCCGGGCGCGCGCTGTCAATGATTGCCCAGCCCGTGGCCCGGATCCTTATCTGCATTCCTCGGCGCCCGGCCCAGCCCGGCCACAAGCCAACCTTCGCCCCGACACCGGCCGGCCAGCCCCGGCGCCAGGGCGCATGCTGAGGGCCGCGGTCTAGCTGTCCTTCCCAAAGCACCTAGAAAGCGGGCTGCTAGCCTGCGGTGGAAGCCCCGGGAGACCACTGAGGAAGGGGACACGTAGGTCGCTTCCCTTGCGAACCCAGCTGCTGGGGAGAAAGTTtgttccccacctccaccccaccctttCCCCGGCGCTTGGGTCGTGTTCTGGTCCTGTTCCGAGCAGACTAGCTCCGCTGCGGGGCTGCCCGGCATCTCAGACCCTCTCTTTCAAGCCAACCCCCGCCACCAAACCCAGGGATCCCAAAGTTCGGTTCCAGAACCCGGAGGCCCGGCACCCCACCTTCAACTGCAGCCGCGCCGCTCAGCTCTCGGGACAGACACATGGGCTCGCCGGGCAAGTGCCCTTTCCCACCTCCGTCTCCTCGCTCTACTATTCCCCGCTGTTCCCTAAACCCGGACCCCGCCAGGACGCTGCTCCAGGAGAGGGCAGCGCAGCGAACCAAGAGTGCGCGGGGAGGAAAGCCCGGGGAGGCCCTCCGTGCCCGGAGCTTCTTCGCCTCGGGGGTGCCGAGGCCTCGAAATGAAAGGGGCGCAGAGGTGCGCAAGGATAGCCCGG belongs to Phacochoerus africanus isolate WHEZ1 chromosome 3, ROS_Pafr_v1, whole genome shotgun sequence and includes:
- the IHH gene encoding indian hedgehog protein; this translates as MSPARLRPRLRFCLLLLLLLLVPAARGCGPGRVVGSRRRPPRKLVPLAYKQFSPNVPEKTLGASGRYEGKIARSSERFKELTPNYNPDIIFKDEENTGADRLMTQRCKDRLNSLAISVMNQWPGVKLRVTEGWDEDGHHSEESLHYEGRAVDITTSDRDRNKYGLLARLAVEAGFDWVYYESKAHVHCSVKSEHSAAAKTGGCFPAGAQVRLESGARVALSAVRPGDRVLAMGEDGNPTFSDVLIFLDREPDRLRAFQVIETQDPPRRLALTPAHLLFTANNHTEPAARFRATFASQVQPGQYVLVAGVPGLQPARVAAVSTHVALGAYAPLTRHGTLVVEDVVASCFAAVADHHLAQLAFWPLRLFHSLAWGSWTPGEGVHWYPQLLYRLGRLLLEEGSFHSLGMAGAGS